One Argentina anserina chromosome 6, drPotAnse1.1, whole genome shotgun sequence genomic window, GGTTATCTTTCAGGCAGGGCGACGTCAAGTTTTCAAAAGCATCCGGAAGCACGTGGATGAATCCGGTGGCCAATATGACGCCGGCTGCGAAGGctttgatgatgaagaagatattCTTTTCCGGTTGTAAAGCCGGAATCGTCTTCCCTAGAATTGGGATACAAACGCCGACTGCACCAGCCACCAGTATGGAAGCGATTGCACCAAGTTTGTATTTTAAGGCTTCACTTTTGTTACCACCTTCATCTTCGGCTTCGCACGTACACTCTGCGGAAACAAAGGCTGGAAGTATAAGGAGGAGGCAAAAGAACGAGAGGAGGCCATTCTTTTGAAACTTCTTCATTGTCAAGGGGATAGTCCGACAGTGAAGGAAGACTCTTCTGTAAGAGCTAGGTTCAATCTCTTCCGATGTAACACTTAAGGGACCCGAGCTTTATAAAGAGATATGAAAAGGTCTGTGTGTTTCGAAGTTGTTTTTGATTTAAGAGATggaatcaaaaaaaaaaattatgagcTCATgatacaaataaaaattactacGCTTTGTGATTCTGAATCCTAATTCTAATTCTAAATAGAGTTTGCTTTGTGATACAGTTTGGGAATTTCCGAAAAGATATGAAAGGCAAGTATTTGAGTTGTGCGGAAACTCCCAAGTATTAATAACCAGTGTCGAAAGAATGTCGACATATCATGGAAAATTGGAGGGAAGCAAGAGTATTCACATAGAGATTAGAGAGTCAACTACTGAAATATGGGGTTGTGAAGAAAAAGTGACGAAACTATGTATTTTTCAATTGGATTTCAATATCCTAATTCTAATTCTAAATAGAGTTTGCTTTGTGATACAGTTTGGGAATTTCCGAAAAGATATGAAAGGCAAGTATTTGAGTTGTGCGGAAACTCCCAAGTATTAATATCCAGTGTCGAAAGAATGTCGACATATCATGGAAAATTGGAGGGAAGCAAGAGTATTCACATAGAGATTAGAGAGTCAACTACTGAAATATGGGGTTGTAAAGAAAAAGTGACGAAACTATGTATTTTTCAATTGGATTTCAATAGACAGTATTGAAGTTCGTTCCAATTTCTacagttttttctttatttgatTCTTTTCTAATCGTTTTCCTAATtcttagaaacaaagaagataTTGTATCAATATgaacgaaaattaaaaagtagCATTCGATCGAAGCCTTTGCGGCCGGTGtcatattggaaaaaaaaattcagtgcTTCCAGAAAATTACGTGACAATGTCTAGTGGTCTTCATCacctgttatattttgacatatagatttattacaccaaaattataattttatatatttttattatttgtgaaatgaccttCATGAGTATTGATCattttaaactaaaatttcgagttttgagtttagagtttagagtttatgaTATAGGGTTTATGATTTAGGGTATAAGGTTTaagatttagggtttagagtttatggTTTAAGGTATATGGTTTTAGAGTTTAGCGTATTAGAATGTATGGTGTAtgattttagaaagaaactcaaaataatgtttgataaaatagcttaaatatgatttcttttaattaaattataaatgtcAAATAGTGATTGAAAAATGAGTACCACTAGACATTTACACGTAGTTCTTCTGCATCAGTGCATCAGTTGCATGACCGTCCTAGCTACTTGCATCAGTTGACACTGAACACACCCACTAGGGATCCTGCTGTGACaagtttttaaaattattatagTATTGGTCGCTGAATAAGTACGTTCGTTGTTACTTGttcgtttcatttcatactaGATAAACAAAAGTTTTAATCTCTACGTGAACTGATTTACTTGTACAAAGCAGAATTATGCAAAAACAATCACAGTATCACACAATGACACGAACAATTTGCTTAATAGTATGCAAGTAAATAAAGTAATAAATCAATCTCTAGCTAGCTACGAATATGAAGAACCCACCATCAAAAGGATAGTCCTTATCTTTGTGGATGGGTCGATGGGATATGAACCAGAATACCAGATCATCAAGCCCCACACTCGCATTTGGTCCAAGTAAAAACCATTGATCGATCATCTCCAATCCATTCAAAAGATCACCTACAACTTCAAAATAATCGAGGACCGACGACCGAAGTGGGAAAGCGTGAAGATGAGCACAAAGAAGCAGCAAGCAGTTCAAAATAAGAGCTTGATCatcaaaatgttgaatcatcAGAGTTGAtcaattgatcaaagagatAAGTTTCCATAGTATAGTGCTAGTCGTACAATATATTCTCCATTTCTTGTACTTTAATAAACTCTGGGTTGACTTGCCTACAGTTATATAAGCCAGTTTGTGCGCACTCTGCAGTCTGCACAAGCAAAACTTATATCTTGGCCTTAAATAATGGAGTTTTAGGACATAATTGTGAGAAGCCACATAACAGTTGTTTTACTCAGCTAGCTATATAGTAATCTCGTGCCTGAACATATTTCACAGGGTTCCAAATTGATCAGACTTGTAGaattgtttgaaaaaaaaattaaagcttGATTTCGATTATTCAAAGAATGTTGACATAACCTGGACAATAAGACATGACGAGTAGCAACAGATATCATCTACAGTCTACGGACTGCATCAACTTGGACGGTAAACGATAGAATTTATGAAATTATGTGATAGTAAGAGTATGCCAGTTTGTGTTGATACAAAGTCATGAACAAGCGTGTATCCAAAAGAATTGTCATAAACAAGCCAACTAATAGCGACCCCTTATGACTAGGACGAACAAATCGTTTTCGATGAACATGCAAAGCTGACATAATCTACATCTTTTTTAACAGAGTATTGTGACTCTTAAGCTCGTGAAGAAAATCTACGGTTCAAGTATAGCCACAACAAAAGTTTGAAAAAGCGTTAGACAGTACGTAGGCAGACAACTACCTCTTAGCGCCAAGACAGCTTGGCGGCGCCTAGGCagattcaaattattaaatatttatttatttttatacatgtatttaaactagagttttttgtttaaaaaagtCACATTTCACACAtgtaattagaaaaaaatcggTAGGAtttacaaattataaaaaaaaatcatctttTAAAAACTCTTAAAGCATTGCCaataattttgttaaatattacaatattgccacttaaaaaaaacactttttttttctttgttggctTCCTCTGCCGAGGCTCTCCAAGAACGAAGACAACAACGTCACAACCATAGCAATATGTACTAGATCGGACCAGAGAAGGCAGCCATGCGAGAAACCGAACTCGGCATTGTTGTAGGAAAAGAAGGTGGAGGCGGGATAGTCCGGGAAGAGTTCGGAGGCGACAGGAGGAAAGAGGACATGGCGGCGAACAGTCGGGTTCTGGGGTGGAGGATCTTGAcgagagagaggaggagatGGATTATGGAGCCGCGAACAGTCAGGTTTTCCAGAAAAAGCTTGGTCACTGTACGCAAGGTGGAGATGAAAGGTGGAGGCGCCGGTTGGAGAAGATGCAGTTTTGGGTGCCCATAGCAATTCTATGGGTGCCCGTCATAATTACAAAATTTGACCCCTTTAGTTACAATGTCGCCCACATATAGCAGTCACAACGATTGTCACAGTGGGAGTCACAccacctatcacactacttgtcacagaACAATATTTGTGTGATAGGTACTGTGGCTGAGGGTGTGGCATCACATTAATATCGATATCTAGATGATATAagttgatttgagaagttTAAGATCGCATAACAGTAAACAAAGGTtcgttatttctagtcattcttcttcttcttcttcatcatcttgtcacaatagtcacataaaatagtgtgacaacgggtgtaACAGTgcgataggtagtgtgacagcgggtgtgataggtagtgtgacaacgggtgtgacagcaggtgtgcaggtgtgataggtagtatgacaacgggtgtgacatcgagtgtgacagcgggtgtgatatgtagtcattgtagtgtgacagcggatgtgataggtaatgtgatAGTGGGTGTGATAAAAGGTGTGACAGGGGGTGTAACATGTAGTGTGGCACCGGATGTGACAACAAGTGTAACAGGTTGTGTGACAACGAGTGTTATAGGTAGTGTAACAGAaggtgtgacagtaggtgtgatagTAGttgtgatagatagtgtgacaacggCTGTGAtatgccgagaggaaatgtctaaatatgcaaaattatgaaaaaatttaaaggagattggtataagtatgctaAAGAATGAAGATAATAGAATTAGGGAACCTTGAGCTCCGATTTCGTCGGAATTTCTTGGAGTACCCCAATCGACGGCAGCAACCCTTTGCGAGGGTTGCGGCACCTTGTACTGTTGTTGGTTTGGAGTGGGTAGGGTATCAAATTAACGAGGGGAGATAGGTTTTTCCAACGATACcaacaactctcaaattcattaccGGACGAcaaagttatggccgaaattacaagaagaatgaaaaagaataagatgatgaaaaaaaaaactaaaattatctgtaaaatatttaaaaaatgactattttctaatttttttttttctaaacttagtgtatttttttattttttctaaacttgttgattattttctaatttctaataAATTGAGattacatttttataattgagaaatcagtagtgacttttttataatttaagatGAGAAATTGTACTTTAATCTAATTTGACCCTTAaactatttatatgattaaaaatatataataatgctcaatattaattttcaaaatagtcTAAACTCAAAATTACTTAAGTTCAAAGTTCATaaccaaaaatattaaaataaaaagtaaattgtaaaacaaatGCAAAAATAAATCTCAAGTTTTTCTTCTCCAAATCTTTCACTAACTTCTTCGGTATCGGAATCAAACTCaatattcatttttatttcttaatcTTTCATGTCATCATCCGAAATAAAATCTTCGTCATGAAATTCTTTTACTTCTACTGCGTTATAATTTCTAAAAGTTTACCGATTTTAACCACCACGGACCGCCGATGAACGCCATGGAACGTCGTAGACCACCTATGACTGCCAAGGAACGGCGTGGATCACCTATTCTTTTACTTCTATTGCGTtgtaatctttttatttctaaaagtCCACCGATTTTAACCACCACGGACTGCCGAGAAACGCCGTGGACCACCTATGACCGCCTAAGCGACCGCCAAATCTCTCGAATACTACGAATAATCGAATAGGCAAAAAACATGATGGTGACCCACTTCCTAACGCCGTGGTCCACCTATGACCACCTAGGTGGCCGCTTTTTAGAACAGTGGCCACAACAAGCAGAAAGGCAAAGATGAAAAGCATCAAATCTATAACTGGGTGCGAAATGATAAGGATACTCTAACCAGACTGAAGTCTGGGGATTAAAGGCTGAAATTACACCACAAGTATTTTTAGTGACTGGTGCTTCCCAGTGTAAATTCAGGAAATCATGTCTCACCACCAAAAAGAAATCGTATAGTAGTTTACAGAACTTCATGAACAAGCAGTGACAGTTCAGCAACCAATATATACTGCAAGCATGGAAAAGAGTCCCctacttcttttctttgtcactATTTTATTtctcctctttttctttctgacTCTGTCCGTTACCACTGCCCTCTCTCTCATTATTTGAGTCTTTCCCATATACCTCTTCATAATACTCTTCATCGTCATAATATTCTTCCTCATCATAAtcctcttcatcttcatcatcgtAATATTCTTCAGCATCATCATCGGTAATCTCCTGACCATTCTCCAGCAGACCTGCTGACTGCTGCCCTCTCAATCGCTCTTGAAATCTATCTATAATGGCAGTGCCCTGAGATAATTCCACATTATGAGGCCAAGAATAGCAAAAATAACAACTTCTATATTGATAGATATCTGTTCATAGTGACTGGCTTACCATTTTATGGCAACCTTCTTCAAACATCTCAAGAAATCCAGCAACCCAGCGATCAGCATTTTCTACCCATTCATTACGATGCATAGCAACTGTTTGAATCTATAATCTCAAGTAAGATATATACAGCAGTCAAAAACATATACGAGCACTGGAGAATAGATAACAAAAGAACGAACTAGAGGTTAGCAACAACATCGTGATGGCTTGGAGCATGACAAATTAGATAAGAGGATTGTTCAGCCAGACTTAAAGTAACAGACTGAACTACATGATAATTCAATGTGTGAGTACAAATGCCTTGGAAGAAAGCACAAAAACCAAAATGAACCAGATAGGAAGTTGGGATGAAATGGAATCAAGAAATCTGAAAGATTGGAACTGGAAATTGATTGGTGATCAGGAACCCGTTAGGTTTATGCTACGGCACGATTCCTTCTGGACAAGAAAACAGAAACATTTTGTAGTTGTTTGCTTTCCTTTTCTCTACAGCATAAGAAACTACAAAATTAAACCTTTGTGTGTATCTGCGCGTCTGTATGCAGGTGTCACTCAAAAAGATTTAAACTCTTTGAGACTGAATTGGTAAACTTCAGAATAGCTGGACAGTGGACACAAAGAGGTTGTACAGTAGCTGGAAACTTTTCTATTCCCTCAAACTCTGTCCAGTCAGTCCTATAACTGTTTTCCTCTTGATGGAAAAACAAAACTTGCAGTGAGAGAAGTACTCAAAAAACACACCCCTCCTTGTAGAAAGAGAAGAATCAGGAGCTAACAAACAGGAAGATAGCAGCTTgacaaaaatagaaaacaaaCAATGAAAACACCTAATTATTCAAAGCACAGAAGCTGCAGctctcaaaatacaactcaaagTACTTCTTGTCTAAGTGCTTCATTCGTCAAAGATGCTCTTCAACAATAGATGTCATGCCTTGCATATAACAGCAGAGTCTACATTACGTCCAAGGGGGCATGCAATGAAAATGCTAAAATAAACCCTAATTGTGTTGGACATATCCAGAATTTAGATGTGGGGGTGGGCTAATTTAATGATGTTCCTCTCTGTTGGATGAAGCCCCAATAAAATCTCACTTTCGTTCATGTCTCCATAGTCTAATGTGCACGAGATAACTGGAAAGAAAAACGAAAAGAAGATAGAAGAGGAAATATGGAAGAAACCTAAATTATTTCTGCTTAAACTGGTGATCTGGTATGTGGGAACTTTATGACTTAACCAACTAGTCTGTGTGGTTATATGATGCATGTAACTATCTATACAAGTGTTCCAGAGAAATTTCCCTTGGGCTGCAGCCCAGGTAGCCTTGAGCACAGATATGTCCCTGGCTCTCACTAGGCTCATTAAGTTCATTAGCAATGAGAATTACTCCACAAACAAAATGAGTAAGCCAAGAAATGCAAAGTGAGAAGGAACAATATCAAAAGGAAAGAATCACAGGCATGGTTAAAATGAAACTGGGAACAGAAAACTGCCAATTTTCCCATAATAACATAACAGCCAGAATAATGAACATATACATACACTGAGTTGTACATTACACAAGACAGGACCCCAGAACCATAGAGACACTTTATTAGAAGGAACGAAGTTCATATCTTTAAGAAAAGTAAATTTCTAATAATGATGAGCTTAATCATGTCAAACAAAGTTACACTTAAGTTCCTTATTATTTCCTCACTGCCTGTGATTATGGCAACTTAAaagagcaaaaaaaaaaacggttTTGAGCCCGAATAAGTTCCTCTACCATAAAAAAATAGCAAAAAATCTAAAACTTGGCAAACCAGTAAATTAGGTATCAATAAATCTCATCATAAAAGAAATGCCACATGAAAAGTTGATAGTCCGCATAAAAAGACCGGCAATATCATTCAGTCTGTCTAACCCAAGTAACCCCATCCCAATCCTCCCATTACAAGCAGTAATTACAGAACAACATGGACATACCTTTTCTCCAACTTTTTCTTGTTGTTCCTTCACTTTCTCCTGTAACTTCTTCAATCTCATGTTCACCCTCAATCGTTTTTCCTGTAGATATCACGGGAAAACAAAGGAAAAGAACTCATAAGGAGACTACATTCAGATATACACTAATTAGTAAGCACATAACTAAAGTTCTTGCCTTCACGAAACTAACTCCAAGCTCTTTTCTAGTATACCCACGATCCAAGTTACGCAACACATACTGGTTATAATCTTTTACAATCCTCATTATAATGTCTGATGTCGATATCCCTTCAGTTCTTTTAGTCTCCTTAAACCTGCCAACTGCTTTGACCTAAGAAAAGGAAACTGTATAAATTTCATAAACGAGACTCCATAAAAATCTGCCACTTGTTGGGCAATGCTTCTTTTCTATGAGCACCAAACCATTGAATGATGAACATTGTCAAAGAATAATGCGACACGGGAACAAAAGAAATGTAACTTTTATCTGAAACTTACAAATTCATATACATCCTTTCCTGCTCCACTTGCATCAGCATAACTGTACAAGACTCATCAAAGAGTATAAACGATTGCATGGtcagtgtcattaaaataatgaaactgTGGAACATACACAACTACAATTGATACCAACATCTAAGTTATACCATAGCTTATAAAGAAACAGGAGAGCAGGATATTGAGTTAAAATCATGGCTTCAGAAATTAAAGTCAACAAGAAGCAGCATGGTTGAAAGTGAGAATTTCAAATATCCTTACGGTAGAGAGTCATGGGCTACATATTCGATATTATGTTTGTCAAGAAATTCTTGATTGATTACCCACGGTGCATCAGGAATGACTTCATCCACCCACCTACACAAATCAATTTGATTGTTTATGGTCTTGACCACACAACTCTATGGAATGAAAATCACACGATATATTATGTATACATGTATTAAAATGTCATCCTAATATATCCACAGAACCAAAAACATACTTTCCGGACAGGGTAGAGAACAGAAGATTTAGAGTGGTAGGAGAAACAATAAAGTAACAGAGAAACCATTATACTTGCAATGACGAAGAGATTCATATCGTTCGGACTCCGTCATAACAGTTTTCCCCTTATACTTGTGAGTGGTATCATCATTGCAAACACCAACGAGCAAATAGGTATTAGGGAACCTGAAGCCAGAATTTCAACTTGTAAGCAAAACACATCAATCTTAAAAAGTACCAATAGCAAGGCACACCTCCACCCACAAGGTACAGAGAATATCCCATTTTTTGCTCTCTACACTCTGCTGTAGTCCTGATATAATGCCTAGAACGAGTATCTTACATGTTCCCACCCTAAGAAGCATCCCCATACACATTCACATACTCGAAAATTACGATTTTAAACAAGCTTATACAACTCACATGAATCCAATAAGCCAATACAGCGCATTCACGTACAAACCTATAAAATGATTAATCACCACTCATCTTCAATTAATAAAGAATGAGATAAACCATAAACCAATGAAGAATCAAGCAAAATTCACAGGATAAGCAAACGATAACAGAAAAACAACAGATACCCAGAtaataaaacacaaaaaagCTGCAAACTTCGCCAGAAAACAAAGTGAAGCCACCCAAATGAGAGCTACCCAGAATCGAGAACACAGCAATAcataagaaaatgaagaataaTAACGTACGATAATTTGGCTTGCTCAAGAGAGCGAGcatggccgaagtggaagagATCGTAGATCCCATCGGCGTATACGCGGACGAGACGGTTGTCGTCGGGATCGGAATTCCTAGTAGTAGTGGCGGTGGTGGGAGAAGTATCTTTGGGCTGAGCAGCAACCTCTGCCATGGATACAATCCAAACAGATTAAGAAGCTGAGTGTGTGTGGGGCTTCTTCACCACTTAAAGAAGCTGCTTCTGTGttctgcttctgcttctgcttctgcttcCTCTATGAAGCTTCCGTTCTGAGTTTTCTTACATTGtgtatttgtaattttgtattCCCTTCCGCCCTGGTAAACTGTACAACCTCAGAATATGCGGTAATTCCGCATAGCGTACGTGCACCCTCTGCTGTttgtctgttttttttttcttttgtttttttatgaaaaatgttttaaattgtttttttatgtatatataatcaaacgTGGGATTCTCAAGACTTTCTAATCAGAGATTAATTTATGAGGAGTCGTGTTAAACCGTTTTCTCTTCGTGAAGACCAAAATGAATTGTGATTTAAACTCCATATATTAAAAACAGTTGGATTCGAACTTAATTTAATTGGTATGAGGGTTACCTACGCCTGTTACTAACTTCACCATGTACGTGGTAGTTATGTTTCAAATTGTTAAAACACATTATTATAAACTTCAAAATATAATGCATATATGACGTGTATATTCTCTTCTaagacagaaaaaaaaaataagacgTGTAGACATCCTGAAGATTTCGTTTTAGGAGGGTGATATGCTTCTGGCATCCAACACGTACCTGGTATCCTCTTGTTAGTCATACCTTACCAAATACACAGTGATGTAAAAGTAGCCgaatttctcatattttcATTAATATTCCAGCAAATAATTGATCCCCCAAATTAATAATTCTACCTTTCATCTATGTTCCTGGGGCCAAGCTGAACAAAAGTGTAGTATGGGTGGTTATATTACGACCACATATACACATCGATATACTCATATCTTTGATATTTTGTGATACATCATCAACGTGGCCAAGTGCGAAACATCACTTTCTGCAAATGATCATTAGcaaaaaatgattttttttatctatatTCTTGTAACGGAAACTCATTTTATCAACTAATTAGCATGTGAAGTTATGCATATGTATTTTCACAGTATGCTAATTTAAAATTGTGTTTAATGATTgacatataaaaaaataaatagtaaaattagaacataaaaaataaaaataagtactcatatttaatttataaaaattCTACTATAGCAATCGCACGCCGCTCTATCTAGGTCTCAAACCCTAGCCACCATATCAACGTCGTTTCCAACATTTTTCCACCACTACATCCATATCTCCTTACCCTAGACTTTCCCTCCTCCACTCAGGAGGATGTCACTGCGAGCTTTGCAGCCTTTCTTGCGCTTGCTAGTGATGAGGTTGTCGACATATCATATATGGACCATGGCACTGAACCTTTGCCTCCCACGAATGTTTTCCTTCTTGCAAAAACCCTCACCTCCAAATAGGTTAAACCTCATGATCTAAAGAGCCACTTCCGTCAAATTTGGCACCTCTGCAAGGGTTTCAAGGTTCATGCAAGAGGTTTAAATCTCTTTGTGTTCACCTTTTCCTAAGGATCGAAATACAGTTTTCTAGGGTGGCCCATCGTATTATCAATGAGCTCCAATGGTTATTCAGGATTATAATCAAATGGTATGAACTTGTATTAATTACTTCCTTATTACATCATGATCTgctctctatatataaccTAATCAACATTCCACAAATCCCTCAAATCACGCTAACATTCctcctcaagttggcgcatacacatcaaccatgtcaaacttgctaagtgagtcataaaaggccttcttagacactctttttgtgagcatatcggcaagtttcTCTTCTGtattaacaaaaggaaaactaataatttttacgtatagcttctcctttataaagtgacgatcaacatCCACATGTTTTgcacgatcatgttgcacaggattctgtgagatatcaatagctgccttgttgtcaa contains:
- the LOC126801138 gene encoding choline-phosphate cytidylyltransferase 1; the encoded protein is MAEVAAQPKDTSPTTATTTRNSDPDDNRLVRVYADGIYDLFHFGHARSLEQAKLSFPNTYLLVGVCNDDTTHKYKGKTVMTESERYESLRHCKWVDEVIPDAPWVINQEFLDKHNIEYVAHDSLPYADASGAGKDVYEFVKAVGRFKETKRTEGISTSDIIMRIVKDYNQYVLRNLDRGYTRKELGVSFVKEKRLRVNMRLKKLQEKVKEQQEKVGEKIQTVAMHRNEWVENADRWVAGFLEMFEEGCHKMGTAIIDRFQERLRGQQSAGLLENGQEITDDDAEEYYDDEDEEDYDEEEYYDDEEYYEEVYGKDSNNEREGSGNGQSQKEKEEK